CAAAAAAACGGTTTCCAATAAAATTGCTTTAAGTAATCTGCAAATTCTTTTCTTATTAATCTGGACGAAACAGTTTTAAAGTTATTTACAAGCTTTGATAACTGCAAGTGCGGATAGCCTTCAAAAGCAATGTGCATATGGTCTGTTTCAGTTTCTACAGCTATAAGCTTACAATGCCATTTATTTTCAAAAATGTCTTTTGTGATAGCCTTAAGTCTTTCATTGATTTCACCGTTAATTACTTTATGCCTGTATTTAGTTACTACAACTAAGTGGTATGTTAGCTTAAATACTGCGTGTCTGTTTGAGTCTAAATCCATAAAATACCTCTTGACAACTAAATAATCTGAGGTATAATATACTTATGTTTAAAGGAGGTGTCAAGTGAAAATAGTCAAAACCGCTAAACTCAAAATACTCAACAGAAACCAAAGCTTGATGCCTACGCTTGAGATTTACCGCAAAGCATTGAGTTTTTACATAGATGCAGTTTATAAAGAATGGAATAGCGTTAAAGATATACAAGACATAAAAGCCCAGGTTACATACCTTGAGAAAATAACACACAAAACAGCCAAAAACCCAAATCCTCCATACGACTTTGATAAAGACTTTTATAAGTTTCCAAGCTACTTAAGGCGTGCCTGCATAGCTGAAAGCATCGGCTATGTTAAAGCTTTCTTTTTAAGCGTAGAAAACTATGAAAAAGAAAAAGCATCTGCGTTATACAAAGGCAAGAAATTCAAGAAAAAACCGCCAACACTACGAACAACGCATAACTCTTTTCCTGTACTTTACAAGCCCGTAATGTATGAAAAGCAAAGCGACTCCGAAGTCAAGATAAAAGCTTACATAAATAACGATTGGGTATGGATACCGTTACAATTGCAGACTAAAAACTTGCTTTCGTCTAACAAATACCGCTTTACAGACTATAAAGAGTTAAACCCCACGCTTGTTTACAAAGGCAAGCATTTTTACCTCCACATACCATACTCAACAAAGGTAACGCTAAAAACTGATCCTGCTAATATTGCCATAGGCGTTGACTTAGGACTAACTAAAACCGCTGTATGCTGTGCTATGGACAAAAGCGGAACTGTCATCGGCAGGTTATTTATAAACCAGCCGATAGAAAAAGACCGCTTATTTAAAACCATTAACAAACTCTCAAAGGCTAAAAGAAACTCAGGCGATATTAAAGCCCCTAACTATTGGCGCGTTATCAAAGGCATAGAGGAACAGATAGCGCAAGACACAGCTAACAGAATAGTGGAGTTTGCCGTTAAGCACAATGCCGATGTTATAGTCTTTGAGAACTTAAGCAAGATGAAAAAACCTAAAGACTTTTACGGCGCTAAGAAACTGCGATTTAAACTCCACTTTTGGACTAAACAGGCAATAGTAAGAAAAACCTTACAGAAAGCACATCTTTTTGGCTTAAGAGTTACCAAAGTTCTTGCAAGAGGCACATCACAGTATGCTTTTGACGGTAGTGGTGCAGTGGAAAGAAACAGCAAGAAAGACCTCTGTAAGTTTACTACTAACAAGCACTATCACAGTGACCTTAACGCAAGCTAT
Above is a genomic segment from Desulfurella amilsii containing:
- a CDS encoding IS200/IS605 family element transposase accessory protein TnpB, whose protein sequence is MKIVKTAKLKILNRNQSLMPTLEIYRKALSFYIDAVYKEWNSVKDIQDIKAQVTYLEKITHKTAKNPNPPYDFDKDFYKFPSYLRRACIAESIGYVKAFFLSVENYEKEKASALYKGKKFKKKPPTLRTTHNSFPVLYKPVMYEKQSDSEVKIKAYINNDWVWIPLQLQTKNLLSSNKYRFTDYKELNPTLVYKGKHFYLHIPYSTKVTLKTDPANIAIGVDLGLTKTAVCCAMDKSGTVIGRLFINQPIEKDRLFKTINKLSKAKRNSGDIKAPNYWRVIKGIEEQIAQDTANRIVEFAVKHNADVIVFENLSKMKKPKDFYGAKKLRFKLHFWTKQAIVRKTLQKAHLFGLRVTKVLARGTSQYAFDGSGAVERNSKKDLCKFTTNKHYHSDLNASYNIAARFFIRLYLKPLPEMARLQYQAKVPEIAARHQQTLASLIRLREALSLAA
- the tnpA gene encoding IS200/IS605 family transposase encodes the protein MDLDSNRHAVFKLTYHLVVVTKYRHKVINGEINERLKAITKDIFENKWHCKLIAVETETDHMHIAFEGYPHLQLSKLVNNFKTVSSRLIRKEFADYLKQFYWKPFFWSPSYCILSTGGAPIDIIKQYIENQEKPI